The DNA region AAGTTGCGCCGCTACCAGCTTCTAAATAAATCAGCTTTTTACCTAGTAATTCTCCTGCTTTTGCTGTGTTTGTTATAGCATCTACGTCTGTTCTATTTAGAGGCAACGTATTTGTAACGCGTTGTACAGCTGTTGTTTTACCAGATTCTATTAAAATATATCCTGTTGAAATAACTTCTAATTGTGTTTTTTCTAATAATGGTACAGCTTGCACTTGCTTATCTATTAAATAGTCTGGATTACGACCAGAAAGTAAAGACAGAAACAGAATAGCATCGGCATCTTTTGAAATTTGAGTCACATCACCAGGAAATAAAACTATTGGCAAATCGGTTAGCATTTTTATAACCTCAACTAATTGTTGGGTTACGTTTTGCCCTACTTCACTACCGCCAATAAAAATATGTGTTATTATAGATTTATTGACTTTATCTATAAATTGCAATGCATTTTTAAGCTGAAACTTGTCCGGATCTATTAAGACTGCTAATAGTTTATTTCCGTCGTTTTTAGCTTGTAATATATGGTTGTAAATGTTCATTATTCAATAACGTATGCGCAAGTAAATCCTTCAAATTCTAAGAAGTGCGAGTTGTATCTTTTTTTAAGTCCATTGTAATCAATCCAACACACAGTTTCTTCATCTTTAATAGAAAAAGGAATAACTAAAAAGTGTTCTCTAAACAACATTCCTGGTGTTGCAAATAATTTATATAAAGATTCTTTTATGCCCCAAACTACGGTTAGTTTATTAATATAATCTTCAGCTTCTGTATCTAAATACTCAAACTCGTATTCGACAAATTTCTTAGCGATTTTAGCTATTTTTTCGCGCTGCATTTCTATATCAATACCAACTTCATTATCACTAATAATAACTCCAGAAAACGTAAAACTATGGGTTATAGAAATATGCTTTCCGTCTTTTAAATGAGGTTTACCGTTTTCATCATAAAACAAATCTTGATCGGTGTAACCAAACTCACGTAACAAATGTCTAACACTTAAAAAACCACGTTGATGCAACTCGCTTTTCATTCCTAAAACTCTACTTAAACTTTCTGTTTTTAAGTCTAAAGGCGCAATTAAATCATCGTAAGATTCTTCAATTTTCCAAATTTTAACAACAGTTTGGCTATTAGCAGTAATGGATTTATAAAGAGGCATTTAATATTCTAAATGTTATTAGTTATCTTTGCAGCGCTTAAGGCTATTTGGATTTTTTTACAATAGCGAATGTAATTAAATTTTAAGTATAAGCCTATTTTAGCTTATTAATAAAAATTGAAACAAAAATATATGAGTACAAAAACAGTCCCATAC from Mesoflavibacter profundi includes:
- a CDS encoding geranylgeranylglyceryl/heptaprenylglyceryl phosphate synthase, producing MNIYNHILQAKNDGNKLLAVLIDPDKFQLKNALQFIDKVNKSIITHIFIGGSEVGQNVTQQLVEVIKMLTDLPIVLFPGDVTQISKDADAILFLSLLSGRNPDYLIDKQVQAVPLLEKTQLEVISTGYILIESGKTTAVQRVTNTLPLNRTDVDAITNTAKAGELLGKKLIYLEAGSGATYEVPAEVISSVKNKIDIPLIVGGGIRTKRQIENAFIAGADLVVIGTAFEEDQQFFEQLKH
- a CDS encoding 4'-phosphopantetheinyl transferase family protein; translation: MPLYKSITANSQTVVKIWKIEESYDDLIAPLDLKTESLSRVLGMKSELHQRGFLSVRHLLREFGYTDQDLFYDENGKPHLKDGKHISITHSFTFSGVIISDNEVGIDIEMQREKIAKIAKKFVEYEFEYLDTEAEDYINKLTVVWGIKESLYKLFATPGMLFREHFLVIPFSIKDEETVCWIDYNGLKKRYNSHFLEFEGFTCAYVIE